ATTAGTGGAGCGATACCGCCTCTAAGCGAAGGCCAATGGCTCAACACTTTTGAACAGTATCAAAAATTTCCTGAGTTTCAAAAACTCAACTACAATTTTACATTGGACGATTTCAAACAAATTTTCTGGTGGGAATATTTGCATAGATTGCTTGGCAGGATCATAGGGATAGTTTTTCTGATTCCGTATTTTTATTTTCTATTTAAAAACAAAATCGACAGCAAACTCAACCGAAAACTGTTGCTCATATTAGCATTAGGAGCTTTTCAAGGGTTCATGGGCTGGTACATGGTAAAAAGCGGCTTGGTAGACGTGCCTTACGTAAGCCACTACAGACTTGCCGCGCACTTGATCACAGCATTGATTACTTTCGTCGCTATAATTTGGACAGCTTTTGGGCTTATGTTTCATGGCAGAAACACCAGAGGATCTTTCGACAGAAGCCTCATTAGAATGACACGAATATTTATCTTCGCATTGTTTATTCAAATTATTTATGGGGCTTTCGTAGCTGGGCTAAAAGCTGGCTTCGTATACAATACATTCCCATTAATGGGAGACAGCTGGATGCCAGAAGCTGTTACTGCGCTAAACCCTCTTTACCTTAATTTCATCAAAGGGCTCGCAGGCGTTCAATTCGCTCATAGAATCATCGCTTATTTAGTGTTCGCTTTAGGTATTGTCATCTTTTTCAAAGGAAAATCATCGGATCTTGGAAAAACCCAGAAAGGCGGTTTAGCCTCGATGATAATTATGCTGAATATACAACTGCTTCTAGGCATATCGGCGCTTATATTCAAAGTACCTGTTACCCTAGGAG
The Aureibacter tunicatorum DNA segment above includes these coding regions:
- a CDS encoding COX15/CtaA family protein, translating into MGEKTFRPIIIWLFIGAALVFAMVVIGGITRLTHSGLSMVDWNLISGAIPPLSEGQWLNTFEQYQKFPEFQKLNYNFTLDDFKQIFWWEYLHRLLGRIIGIVFLIPYFYFLFKNKIDSKLNRKLLLILALGAFQGFMGWYMVKSGLVDVPYVSHYRLAAHLITALITFVAIIWTAFGLMFHGRNTRGSFDRSLIRMTRIFIFALFIQIIYGAFVAGLKAGFVYNTFPLMGDSWMPEAVTALNPLYLNFIKGLAGVQFAHRIIAYLVFALGIVIFFKGKSSDLGKTQKGGLASMIIMLNIQLLLGISALIFKVPVTLGVLHQVGAFMLVFFAIFFYHRLLAPKNNVKSKLEFFDSDIKKAS